The segment AGTACGGGTCCACGTCCGGGTTGTGGCCGACGAACTCGGGCAGGGTCGGCTGGCCCGTCTGGGCACCGAAGCCGCCGAGGACGTTCGAGACGATGCTCTCCAGGTCGATGGCGTAGTTCATCGCCTGGCGGAACTGCTGGGAGGAGAACGGCTCGACGTCGTAGCGCATCGCGTTGTAGATGATGCGCGTACTCGGTGCTGCGGCGACGCTCCCGGCGTCGCTGTTGTTGATGCGGTTGACCTCCTGTGGCGGGACGTTGACGATGATGTCGGTCTCGCCCTGGAGCAGCTGGTTGACACGGGTGCTCGATTCGGCCGCCGCGGTGAACGTGAGCTCGGACACCTCGGCCGGGTCGTCCCAGTACTCCTCGTACCGGGTCAGGACGACCTGCTCGTCCTGCGTGTAGCTGTCGAGCTGGAACGCGCCGGTACCGTTCATGTCCTGTCCGATCTCGGACTTCGAGCGGTCCTCTACCCACGACTGCTGCATGATGTCGCAGTAGGTCGCGAACTCGGAGAACACGATGGGGTTGAGCCCGTCGAGCGTCACGCGGACCGTCGTGTCGTCGGGTGCGCTCGCACCGGAGACCCCCGCGAGCTGGTCGCTCTGGGGGCTCGCGAACCCGGTGTCAGGGTCGACGATGCGGTTGATGCTGTACGCGGCGTCGCCCGCGACGAACGTGTCGCCGTTGTGGAACGTCACGTCCTCTCGGACCTGGAACTCCGCGGCCTCCTCGCCGTCGACGCGCGACCAGTCGGTCGCCAGTGCGGGCTGTACCGCCCCCGCCGCGTCGCGGGTGATGAGCCCCTCGTACGCGTGGAGCATCACCACGTCGGTCGGCGTCTCGCGGTGGTCGTGCGGGTCGAGTCCGGAGGGCATGTTGCCCTGCGTGACGGTCACCGGGAAGTCCGGCAGCTCCTCGCCGCCGTCGTCGGTCTCGGTATCGTCACCGCCACCACCGCCGTCGGTCCCCTCCGTCTCGGTGTCCGCCGGGGTGTCGGTCCCGTCACCGTCGCCCCCACCACCGAGGCAACCAGCGAGGGATGCCGTGACCGCTGCTCCGCCTGCGTACTTCAGAAAGCCACGTCGGTCAGTACCATTCTCTGGCATGCATCGTACTACCAAATACCACCTTATAAATCCACCCTTGCGAACGGTTATCTCGGAGGGTGAACGGAACCGACCCGTCCCTCGACCAGCAGGTGTCCGTCGCGCACGACGGCTCGCTCGATAGAAGCAGTTAAATACGGACGTTCGGAGAGTGTACCACCAATGCGGGTCCACACACTCGGGGACGGCGAGCCGGCGCTCGCCGTCGTCGTCGGTCAGCACGGTGACGAGCCCTGCGGCGAGCGCGCCATGGAGCGCCTCCTCGCGGACGACGACCTCGAACTCACCGGTGCGGTCACGTTCGTCGTGGGGAACGAGCGCGCCGCCGAGCTCGAACAGCGGTTCGTCGACGAGGACCTCAACCGTGCGTATCCCGGCGACCCCGATGCGGCGTCGCACGAGGCCCGACTGGCCAGCGAACTGCTCGACGAGCTGGACGACCTCGTCGTGCTCGACCTCCACTCGACCGTCTCGACCGACGAGCCGTTCGCGCTCTACCAGCGCCTCACCCCCCGGTCGCGGGAGCTCATCGAACGCACCGGGCTCGACCGCGCCGTCGACATCCGTACCGAGCCCGGCGGCCTGACCAACCACGTCGACGGCGTCGCGGTCGAGTGCGGCTACAAGGGCAGCGAGGCCGCCGTCGACAACGCCGAGCGGGTCGTCAGGAACGTGCTCGCGGCCTACGGCGTCGTGGAGGGCGAGGCCGCCGTCAGCGATCCGACCGTCTTCGAGGTGACCGAGCGCGTCGACGGCGCGGGCTACGAGTTCCTCGGCGAGAACTTCGTCGTGGTGCCCGCGGGCGAGCCGTTCGCCCGCCGCGGCGAGGAGGAGCTCACCTTCGACGAGCCGTTCTACCCGGTGCTGATGTCGACCGACGGCTACGACGAGAGCGTCGGCTTCGCGGCGCAGCTTCGGGGTCCGCTCTCGACCGTCGACGACGACGAGTAGTCCTATTTCCCGCCGAACACCGTCTCGCGGTCGATGCTGAACTCCAGGCCGCTGGTGCCGACCTCGCGCTCGGCCGGCACGGTCTCGCCCACAAGTTCGTCCAGCTCGTTCGGCCCGACGTCCATCGCGTCGAGGAACGACTGGAGCTCGCAGTTCGCGCCCCACACCGGCGGCTTCGTGAACTCGTCGACGAACTCGTTGCCCGAGGGGAGCCCGAGCGTCACCGCGACCGTCGCGTTCGTCTCCGTCACGTCGACGATGGGGACCGAGTCCAGGTCCGACCCTGCCTGCACGTCGGCGAGCTCGTCGACCGCGTCGTCGATGTCACCTGTCATGGGGTAAATTCCGAGGCCGCAGCTCCTAATCGTTGCGTTACGGCGCGTCGACTGGTCGACACGTTCAGGTGCTGTATCTGGCGATCGCCCAGCCCACGAGCAGGCAGCCGAGGCCGCCGACCGCGAGCCGGAGGTCGACGGTGACCGCGTACCTGCCACAGTCGGCGATCTGGAGCATCACGCCGTCCAGCGCGACCGAGACGCCCCACGTCGAGAGCGCGTGGTCGCGACAGCCCATCCCCGGTGCGAAGAGGGCGTAGAAGGCGACGACGCCACCGACGAGGGCGAGCGACATCCCGAGTTCCGGCAGCCAGCGACGGGCCGTCGACGTGCTCATCGGGCGTGGGTTCTCGGGCGGCGGTCAAATGTGTTGTCACTCCGGCTGGTCGTCTGCGACGGCACCTGCCGGTTCCATCCGGCCATCGTCCTCGTCGGAGCCCCTGTTCTGGAGTCTGTCGAGCCCCAGCGTCGCCACGAGCAGGCCGCCGCCGAGGTAGAGGAGCGCCCGGGGACTGCCGACGAGTCGCGCGACGACGACGTTCCCGTAGCCGAGTAACGTCGACAGATACGCCAGGAGCGAGACGGTCCAGCCGAGCCCGGTGACGCCAGCCATTTGGTACAGTCTCCCAGTCTCCGACGGTGTCGTTTCGTCCTGATTCATGGCTCGGTCATCGTTCGGTAAGCGAGTGCTACTCGAAGGCACGCCATGAAGCTATTTTCAGGATACCCGCACGGTGGTTACCAGATTGCTTCCGGCTGGTGAACCGACCATGCCAGCGACAGCCTCGGACGTCTGCGCCGTCGACCGACCCACGTCTCACCGGTACGCGGCCGTCGGCGAGCGAGGCCGTCGGTCGACCTTGCTGCTGCAGTCCAGACGGGGCGAACCGGCCGTCGGCGTGTGCTCGTGGCTTCCCGACAGCGGCCTCGTCACCGCGTCTCGGGTCCAGCTCCGCCACCCCCGCCCCTCGCCGCGGCAGGCGTCACCTTGAAGACGTAGATGCCGGTCTGCATGTCGCCCGTCACGACGAGGTCGCGCTGTTCGCTGTAGTTCGCACCCCACGCCATGGGGGCCTCGCCGACGAATCCGGCACCGTCGGCCTGGTCCGCCATGTCGTCGGTCCGGTACTGGTCGGCCGGGGTCGGGTCGGTGGGGTCGGAGATGTCGTAGACGACGGTGCCTTCGTGGTAGTCTCCACTCACGAGCAGTGAGTTGTTCCCCTTCGAGATGACCTGATGATTGTGGGTCGTCCAGTCGAACAGTTCGTCCGCCTCGTCCATCATCTGGGCGTTGGGCGAGTACGTGAAGCCGACGTGCTCCGGGTCCTCGACGGAGCCGTCCCCCCAGCCGATGTCGAAGATGTGCTTCCCACCCGGAGCACCGAACCCGATCTCGTCGCCGACGACGACGAGGTCTCGGTCGGGGTCGTGACTCGCGTAGTGGCAGTTGCTGAAGCCGGGTTCGCCGGCCTCGAGGCGCTCCTCCGTGTAGTCCGGCAGCCCCTCGTAGCTGAACTTCCCGGCCACGGTCGGCGAGAGCGGGTCGCTGATGTCCATCGCGACGTAGCCGTCGAAGCCGCCCCCGATGAACGCACAGTGGAGGAGGTCGCGCTCGGTGTCGACGACCATGTCGTGACAGTCGCCGGCCGGGTCCGGGCTGACGACGTCGCCGCCGGTGACGTCCGTCGGGTCGCTGGTGTCCCAGACGCCGACGCCGTCGTGTTCGGTCGTGTAGAGGACGTCGCCCTCCGGATGGGACTCGACGTTGTGGGTCGACCCTGCGGGAATCCGGGACGCCTTGACCGGGTCCTCGGGTGTGCCTTCGTCGTAGCCGTAGTCGATGACGTCGACACCGTTCGGCGGCTCGCCATCCCCGCCGCCGCCCTCGCGGCTGCGGTAGTAGAGGCCGTCGCGGCGGTCGAACTGGACGTCGGCGTGACGGACGCCGTCCGACGGTGTCGGGAACTCGTGTACCTCTGTCGGGTCGTGCGGGTTGCTGATGTCGACGAGGAACGATCCACCAGGGCCGGTGAAACTGCCGAGCAGTGCGTACTGGCCGTCTGCACGTACGTCCTCCTCGGCGTACCCTCCGGCCGGGTCGGAGAGCAGTGAGTGGCCGAGCTTCCTGATGCGACCTTTCGTGGGTGGTGTGCGCGCGCCTGTCGTGCCGATGCCACCGACTGCGACGGTGCTACCTAGTATCGTGAGCAGCGTTCGACGGGTCGATTTCATGCTCCAGTTCCAGATGCGGTAGAGTATCTCATAATTAATTGGCCGGTATACCGTTCGAAAATAGGTGAACGACCGGTAGACTGTTCAAGAACCACCGCAACCGGCTAATAAATCACCGGGTCCCGTCGAATCCCGGTACGCACGCGACCCCGTCCCGTAACCGAGTAGAAACCGCCTGAACCGCCGCTTCGAGAGCCCAATCTGGTTGGTTTTAGTACTAGCCGTCCCCCATCGGTATCGATAGTCCGGGGTGGTAACTCGTCGGCCATCGCTCCAGCAACGGGGTCGGGGGACGCTGTCGGTCGTCCACTGTTTCCGTCCGTAATGCACGTATACTTTTCCGGGGCGTGAACGCGTCGCGAGGGCAGTCCGCCGACCCGCATCCAACACCCTTACCAGCGAACGCCGCCGAAGCCACTTCGATGACTGCTGCCATCGAAGTCAGGGACCTCCGGAAGTCCTACGGCGAGATCCGGGCGCTCGACGGGCTCTCGCTCCGGGTGGAGGAGGGAGAGTTCTTCGGGCTCCTCGGCCCCAACGGCGCGGGCAAGACGACGTTCATCAACGTCCTCGTCGGGCTCGTCCGCAAGTCCGGCGGCCACGCCGAGGTGTTCGGCCACGACGTGGTCGACGAGTACCGCCAGGCCAGGGACGCCATCGGGCTCGCCCCCCAGGAGTTCAACGTCGACCGCTTCTTCCCCATCGAGGAGGTGCTGGTCCACAAGGCGGGCTACCACGGCATCCCCGAGGACGAGGCGCTGGACCGGGCCCACGAGGCGCTGAAACGCGTCGGCATCTACGACAAGCGCAGGGAGCGCTTCGACTGGCTCTCCGGCGGGATGAAACGCCGGCTGCTGCTCGCCCGCGCGCTCGTCACCGATCCCGAGCTGCTCATCCTCGACGAGCCGACAGCTGGCGTCGACGTCCAGCTCCGACACGACCTCTGGGAGGTCGTCCGCGAGCTGAACGAGAACGGCACGACGGTCCTGCTCACCACGCACTACATCGAGGAGGCAGAACGGCTCTGCGACCGCGTCGCCGTCGTCGACGACGGCCGGAAGGTCGAGGTGGCGACGCCGGACGACCTGATGGACCGCGGGACGGATACCGTCACCGTGACGCTCCGGGACGCGCCGGCCGAGACGCCGCCGCTCGGGGACACGCTCGACCGCGTCGAGTCCGTCGCCCTCGACGGCGACCGGCTGGTCGTCCGGGCCAAGAACGGTGGCGCGGTCACGCCGGACCTGCTGAACGAGCTGGAGGCGATGGGCCACGTGGTCGTGGACCTCGACATCTCGCGCACCAGTCTGGAGGAGATCTTCGTCGAGCTGACGGGTGACGACCGATGAGGGGCCTCGCCGTCGGCACCCGCGCGCTCCTCAAGCGCGAGATACTGCGGTACGTGCGCCGGCCACGGAACACGTTCCTCCCGCCCTTCATCAACAACGTGCTCTACTTCGCGGTGTTCGGGGTCATCCTCGGCAGCCGCATCGGCAGCTACGGCGACGGCATCCCGTACATCAAGTTCGTCCTGCCCGGCCTCGTCGTCCTCGGGGCGGTGTCCAACGGCTTCGAGAACGCCTCCTTCTCCATCTTCCACGGGCGCTGGAACGAGTACATCCACGAGGTGCTCACGTCGCCGCTGTCGTACCGCCAGCTCTCGTTCGCGTACGTCGCCGCCAGCGCCCTTCGGGGCGTGCTCGTCGGCGTCATCATCAGCGTCATCGGCGTCGTGTTCACCCTCGCGCACCCGGGCTACGACATCGTGTCCGTCGCCCACCCCGTCTACCTCGCAGTCTCGCTCGTCGCCGTCTCCGCGCTGTTCGCCTGCTTCGGCATCGTCGGCGGGCTCTGGGCCCGGGACTTCGACTACCTCACGGTGCTCAACCAGTTCCTCATCCGTCCGCTGGTGTTCTTCGGGGGCGTCTTCTACCCGCTGTCGGCGCTCGACGGCGTCTGGTACACCGTCTCGCTCGCGAACCCGATGGTCCACATGGTCGACGCCGTGCGCTACGGCTTCCTCGGCTACGCCGAACGCGACCCCGCCCTCTCGCTCGGCATCCTGCTCGTCGCGACGGGGGTCGTCTTCGCGGTTGACGTGGCGCTCTTCGCGCGGGGCTACGGGTTGACGGAGTGAGGCCGCGGACGTTCCGTTCTCACCGCCGCCGATTCCCAGCGCGCTGGAGCCACAGACACATTTGAGCCGTTCCATGGCGTACGTTCACGTATGACGCTCGAAGACCTCGCTGCGTACGGCATCGAGCACATGGACGACGATGCGGTCCGTGCGTTCCTGACGACGCAGGGAACTGGCGTGCTCGGCTTGCCCGCCGACGGCGCGCCCGCCCTCCTCCCGCTGTCGTTCGGCTACGACGGCGACGAGACGCTCTACTTCACGTTCGTCGTCGGCTCCGGCAGCGAGAAGCGGGAG is part of the Haloarchaeobius litoreus genome and harbors:
- a CDS encoding ABC transporter permease; the encoded protein is MRGLAVGTRALLKREILRYVRRPRNTFLPPFINNVLYFAVFGVILGSRIGSYGDGIPYIKFVLPGLVVLGAVSNGFENASFSIFHGRWNEYIHEVLTSPLSYRQLSFAYVAASALRGVLVGVIISVIGVVFTLAHPGYDIVSVAHPVYLAVSLVAVSALFACFGIVGGLWARDFDYLTVLNQFLIRPLVFFGGVFYPLSALDGVWYTVSLANPMVHMVDAVRYGFLGYAERDPALSLGILLVATGVVFAVDVALFARGYGLTE
- a CDS encoding ABC transporter substrate-binding protein gives rise to the protein MPENGTDRRGFLKYAGGAAVTASLAGCLGGGGDGDGTDTPADTETEGTDGGGGGDDTETDDGGEELPDFPVTVTQGNMPSGLDPHDHRETPTDVVMLHAYEGLITRDAAGAVQPALATDWSRVDGEEAAEFQVREDVTFHNGDTFVAGDAAYSINRIVDPDTGFASPQSDQLAGVSGASAPDDTTVRVTLDGLNPIVFSEFATYCDIMQQSWVEDRSKSEIGQDMNGTGAFQLDSYTQDEQVVLTRYEEYWDDPAEVSELTFTAAAESSTRVNQLLQGETDIIVNVPPQEVNRINNSDAGSVAAAPSTRIIYNAMRYDVEPFSSQQFRQAMNYAIDLESIVSNVLGGFGAQTGQPTLPEFVGHNPDVDPYSYDPDEAERLVDESGHAGVEIELNTPVGRYLKDLEIAQAVAGYIDELPNVTATVNQRDFGSLVDELLTGNIEDKPPWYLIGWGEATFEGALVMTALLSTNGALTSWSNEEFDSLLETAGNSTGDERISALQEANALAHEEAPWIFLNQQFSVYGVSSRVSWEPRSDERIDAYAMSQA
- a CDS encoding LVIVD repeat-containing protein, whose amino-acid sequence is MKSTRRTLLTILGSTVAVGGIGTTGARTPPTKGRIRKLGHSLLSDPAGGYAEEDVRADGQYALLGSFTGPGGSFLVDISNPHDPTEVHEFPTPSDGVRHADVQFDRRDGLYYRSREGGGGDGEPPNGVDVIDYGYDEGTPEDPVKASRIPAGSTHNVESHPEGDVLYTTEHDGVGVWDTSDPTDVTGGDVVSPDPAGDCHDMVVDTERDLLHCAFIGGGFDGYVAMDISDPLSPTVAGKFSYEGLPDYTEERLEAGEPGFSNCHYASHDPDRDLVVVGDEIGFGAPGGKHIFDIGWGDGSVEDPEHVGFTYSPNAQMMDEADELFDWTTHNHQVISKGNNSLLVSGDYHEGTVVYDISDPTDPTPADQYRTDDMADQADGAGFVGEAPMAWGANYSEQRDLVVTGDMQTGIYVFKVTPAAARGGGGGAGPETR
- a CDS encoding ABC transporter ATP-binding protein, whose protein sequence is MTAAIEVRDLRKSYGEIRALDGLSLRVEEGEFFGLLGPNGAGKTTFINVLVGLVRKSGGHAEVFGHDVVDEYRQARDAIGLAPQEFNVDRFFPIEEVLVHKAGYHGIPEDEALDRAHEALKRVGIYDKRRERFDWLSGGMKRRLLLARALVTDPELLILDEPTAGVDVQLRHDLWEVVRELNENGTTVLLTTHYIEEAERLCDRVAVVDDGRKVEVATPDDLMDRGTDTVTVTLRDAPAETPPLGDTLDRVESVALDGDRLVVRAKNGGAVTPDLLNELEAMGHVVVDLDISRTSLEEIFVELTGDDR
- a CDS encoding succinylglutamate desuccinylase/aspartoacylase domain-containing protein, which encodes MRVHTLGDGEPALAVVVGQHGDEPCGERAMERLLADDDLELTGAVTFVVGNERAAELEQRFVDEDLNRAYPGDPDAASHEARLASELLDELDDLVVLDLHSTVSTDEPFALYQRLTPRSRELIERTGLDRAVDIRTEPGGLTNHVDGVAVECGYKGSEAAVDNAERVVRNVLAAYGVVEGEAAVSDPTVFEVTERVDGAGYEFLGENFVVVPAGEPFARRGEEELTFDEPFYPVLMSTDGYDESVGFAAQLRGPLSTVDDDE